One stretch of Pomacea canaliculata isolate SZHN2017 linkage group LG1, ASM307304v1, whole genome shotgun sequence DNA includes these proteins:
- the LOC112577127 gene encoding uncharacterized protein LOC112577127 translates to MLRGPAVVVVATCLLLLLSVSPGACDNLTCYTCYTEDEQDDCNRNVSRVDTMTCDKERYCSVYRMDTNGVFTFIARGCNVTCQTQCSTWGDEDYEDYCTSCCQTSLCNVDSAASHHFTTWTLSLLVVVTSWLTLGTATGGDNREAGRG, encoded by the exons ATGCTGCGCGGTCCTGCTGTCGTCGTTGTCGCTACCTGTCTCCTGCTCCTTCTCTCCGTCTCTCCAG GTGCCTGCGACAACCTCACCTGCTACACCTGCTACACCGAGGATGAACAGGACGACTGCAATCGCAACGTCAGCAGGGTGGACACGATGACGTGCGACAAGGAGCGATACTGTTCT GTGTACCGCATGGACACCAACGGCGTCTTCACGTTCATCGCACGTGGCTGCAACGTGACGTGCCAGACGCAGTGCAGCACGTGGGGGGACGAGGATTACGAGGACTACTGCACATCCTGCTGTCAGACTAGTTTGTGCAACGTGGACAGCGCCGCCAGCCACCACTTCACCACGTGGACGTTGTcactgctggtggtggtgacgtCATGGCTGACGCTCGGCACGGCGACAGGGGGAGACAACCGGGAGGCGGGGCGGGGCTAA